The Alysiella filiformis sequence CAACCGAATCACACGCGGGTCAAAAGAAATGGATTTTGTGGTTGTGGCAACGGCAACCAATGGCGCAGAAGCTTTGGAATTGTATCGCCAACATCGCCCTGATTTGGTTACCATGGATTTGACCATGCCCAAAATGGACGGCTTGGAGTGCATTTCAGAAATCACTGCCATGGATGAAGATGCCAATATTTTGGTTATTTCTGCTTTATCGGATAAAGCAACGGGCATTAAAGCATTGGAATACGGTGCGCGTGGTTTTATTTGCAAGCCCTTTACCGATGAAGACCTTTTTCAAGCATTAATGGAAATGATGGAAAGTAATTAAAATGAAAGAAGAAAAGTTACAAGTATTCCTTGATGGCGTACAAAAATATTTCTATCAAATGATGGACCCCGAAGAATTGGTGGTTGGAACGCCTTATTTGGTGGAAAACAGTGTGCCTTCTGCCAAGGATTTTACGGGTGTGATTGCCATTTCTGGCAAAAGCAAAGGTATTGTTTACTTTACTGCACCGCGTGAATTGTTGGAACGCCTGTTGGTTTTGATGGGCGAAAAGG is a genomic window containing:
- a CDS encoding response regulator, whose translation is MAKTIMIVDDSNVIRNRITRGSKEMDFVVVATATNGAEALELYRQHRPDLVTMDLTMPKMDGLECISEITAMDEDANILVISALSDKATGIKALEYGARGFICKPFTDEDLFQALMEMMESN
- a CDS encoding chemotaxis protein CheX, which translates into the protein MKEEKLQVFLDGVQKYFYQMMDPEELVVGTPYLVENSVPSAKDFTGVIAISGKSKGIVYFTAPRELLERLLVLMGEKDLSEDFMIDLVGEVANTIAGNARSEFGEEFEISVPIVLRGAPDEILLPRKDRSFVIPITWKARSAAIVISLRKP